In the Colletotrichum lupini chromosome 1, complete sequence genome, one interval contains:
- a CDS encoding FAD binding domain-containing protein gives MMRRTSPETIREELRPRISAGACIHLTESEEFAKSNLRFTDYERPTYLAAVEPACEEDVIQVMKYAREKDIPFAPRSGHHAVTTTMRHLKDGILIDMRPLNKLEFDAEKQQVTVGGGVITDNFVKYLESVGMEVNVGSCPTTGVIGVAFGAGLGCLQGKYGFLHDNMVSCKMVLADGSVVLVSENSNPELFWAIRGAGHNFGIALEATFRVYPQANKGIHCTWDLEYTVEQCDSVFETLNSVHEVMPANLAIFVLWVRQSEDGRKHHILVNLVWSGPETEADPWIQRFKNLNPVINSGKVTTTWADLPWKTYKGMNNVLSKPEVWSKAPYKMMGAACVEKFDLKTTRAFFESVRSMNEEWAGKGFFGAMFECLPHQKVRELPSEATAFPWRGGSNHFLMLMATPLKLEFKPKFEEHLDRWKKEFIATSGYGRLQQYVNYGNTTTTMKDPPEALYGYEPWRLEKLRALKQRYDPDNVFCWYQPLVEPEASDVVNVA, from the exons ATGATGAGAAGAACGAGCCCTGAGACCATCCGAGAAGAACTGAGGCCTAGAATCTCAGCCGGAGCCTGCATCCACCTCACCGAATCCGAAGAGTTTGCTAAATCAAACCTGCGATTCACAGACTATGAGCGTCCG ACGTATCTTGCGGCTGTTGAGCCGGCGTGCGAAGAGGATGTGATTCAAGTCATGAAATATGCCCGAGAAAAAGACATTCCGTTCGCGCCTCGATCAGGACACCATGCTGTCACTACGACGATGCGGCACCTAAAAGACGGGATCCTCATCGACATGCGTCCGCTGAACAAGTTAGAATTTGACGCCGAAAAGCAGCAAGTTACCGTCGGCGGAGGCGTCATAACGGACAACTTTGTCAAGTACCTTGAGTCGGTTGGGATGGaagtta ACGTTGGGTCCTGCCCGACCACGGGTGTCATAGGAGTCGCATTCGGAGCCGGTCTCGGCTGTCTTCAAGGCAAATATGGCTTCTTGCACGACAACATGGTATCTTGTAAGATGGTGCTCGCCGACGGTAGCGTTGTTCTGGTATCCGAGAATTCCAACCCCGAATTGTTCTGGGCTATCCGCGGAGCTGGGCACAACTTTGGCATCGCGCTAGAGGCCACGTTTCGCGTATATCCACAGGCAAACAAGGGCATACACTGTACTTGGGACCTGGAGTATACTGTTGAGCAGTGTGATTCTGTCTTTGAGACACTCAACAGCGTTCATGAAGTGATGCCAGCCAATTTGGCCATCTTCGTGCTGTGGGTTCGCCAGAGCGAGGATGGAAGAAAG CATCATATACTCGTCAATCTGGTTTGGTCTGGTCCCGAAACCGAGGCAGATCCATGGATTCAACGGTTCAAGAACCTAAACCCCGTTATCAACAGCGGGAAAGTAACCACAACATGGGCTGATCTCCCATGGAAAACATACAAAGGCATGAACAACGTTCTCAGTAAGCCAGAGGTCTGGTCTAAAGCGCCTTACAAGATGATGGGGGCTGCTTGCGTCGAGAAGTTCGACCTCAAGACCACCCGGGCATTCTTCGAGAGTGTCAGGTCCATGAACGAAGAATGGGCGGGCAAGGGCTTCTTCGGGGCCATGTTCGAATGTTTGCCCCACCAAAAAGTACGAGAGCTACCCAGCGAAGCGACGGCATTCCCTTGGCGCGGGGGATCGAATCATTTCTT AATGCTCATGGCGACGCCGTTGAAGCTTGAGTTTAAACCAAAGTTCGAGGAGCACCTTGACCGGTGGAAGAAGGAGTTCATCGCAACGTCGGGCTATGGTCGACTGCAGCAGTACGTGAACTATGGCAACACGACAACTACGATGAAGGATCCTCCAGAAGCGTTGTATGGTTATGAGCCTTGGAGGCTAGAGAAGTTGCGTGCCTTGAAGCAGCGTTACGACCCCGACAATGTGTTTTGCTGGTACCAGCCTTTGGTAGAGCCCGAAGCTTCAGATGTAGTAAATGTCGCTTGA
- a CDS encoding aldehyde dehydrogenase: MGLSVELKTPVTGAYNQPTGLFINNEWVEGVDKQTFEVINPSTEEVITSVHEATEKDVDIAVAAARKAFEGEWRKVPPSQRGYLLNKLADIAEKNTDLLAAVESLDNGKSISMAKGDVGAVVGCLRYYGGWADKIEGKTIDVAHDMFHYTRSEPIGVCAQVIPWNFPLLMLSWKIAPALATGNTIVMKTAEQTPLSALVFAQFIKEAGFPPGVFNLINGFGKIAGAALSAHMDVDKIAFTGSTLVGRQIMKAAASSNLKKVTLELGGKSPNIVFNDADIEQAISWVNFGIYYNHGQCCCAGTRIFVQEGIYDKFLAAFKARAEQNKVGDPFHPETFQGPQVSQLQFDRIMGYIKAGKDEGATVETGGGRHGDKGYFIQPTIFSNVRPDMKIMQEEIFGPVCAIAKFKDEEEVIKLGNDTTYGLAAAVHTTDLNTAIRVSNAIKAGTVWVNCYNMLSYQVPFGGFKESGIGRELGEAALANYTQNKSVAIRLGGALF, encoded by the exons ATGGGTTTGTCCGTTGAGCTCAAGACCCCGGTGACGGGCGCCTACAACCAACCTACTGGACT CTTCATCAACAACGAGTGGGTTGAGGGTGTTGACAAGCAGACTTTCGAGGTCATCAACCCCTCCACCGAGGAGGTCATCACCTCCGTCCACGAGGCCACCGAGAAGGATGTCGAcatcgccgtcgccgccgcccgcAAGGCCTTTGAGGGCGAGTGGAGAAAGGTTCCCCCCAGCCAGCGTGGTTACCTCCTGAACAAGCTCGCCGATATTGCCGAAAAGAACACCGACCTCCTGGCCGCTGTCGAGTCTCTCGACAACGGAAAGTCCATCTCCATGGCCAAGGGCGATGTTGGTGCCGTTGTCGGCTGCTTGAGATACTACGGAGGCTGGGCCGACAAGATCGAGGGCAAGACCATTGACGTTGCCCACGACATGTTCCACTACACCCGCTCCGAGCCT ATCGGCGTCTGCGCCCAGGTCATCCCCTGGAACTTCCCCCTCCTCATGCTCTCCTGGAAGATCGCCCCCGCCCTGGCGACGGGTAACACCATCGTCATGAAGACCGCCGAGCAGACTCCCCTGTCCGCCCTCGTTTTCGCCCAGTTCATCAAGGAGGCCGGCTTCCCCCCCGGTGTCTTCAACCTCATCAACGGTTTCGGCAAGATCGCCGGCGCCGCCCTCTCCGCCCACATGGACGTCGATAAGATCGCCTTCACCGGCTCCACCCTCGTCGGTCGCCAGATCATGAAGGCTGCCGCCAGCTCCAACCTCAAGAAGGTCACCCTCGAGCTCGGCGGAAAGTCCCCCAACATCGTCTTCAACGACGCCGACATTGAGCAGGCCATCTCCTGGGTCAACTTTGGCATCTACTACAACCACGGCCAGTGCTGCTGCGCCGGCACCCGCATCTTCGTCCAGGAGGGCATCTACGACAAGTTCCTCGCCGCCTTCAAGGCCCGCGCCGAGCAGAACAAGGTCGGCGACCCCTTCCACCCGGAGACCTTCCAGGGCCCCCAGGTCTCCCAGCTGCAGTTCGACCGCATCATGGGCTACATCAAGGCCGGCAAGGACGAGGGCGCCACCGTCGAGACCGGCGGCGGGCGCCACGGCGACAAGGGCTACTTCATCCAGCCCACCATCTTCAGCAACGTCCGCCCGGACATGAAGATCATGCAGGAGGAGATCTTCGGCCCCGTCTGCGCCATCGCCAAGTTcaaggacgaggaggaggtcaTCAAGCTCGGAAACGACACCACCTACggcctcgccgccgccgtccacACCACCGACCTCAACACCGCCATCCGCGTCAGCAACGCCATCAAGGCCGGCACCGTCTGGGTCAACTGCTACAACATGCTCTCCTACCAGGTGCCCTTCGGCGGCTTCAAGGAGTCCGGTATTGGCAGAGAGCTCGGCGAGGCTGCTCTGGCAAACTACACCCAGAACAAGTCCGTCGCGATCCGTCTGGGCGGAGCGTTGTTCTAA
- a CDS encoding cytochrome P450 — MNRALGNRSDLLIAFLYDGSHDDSMRVLENVQQRSSSCSCCSGTRSDQLSTIAMSKGAKLGVKGSSIITMVSVNLPEQVRAHLSKLPAFSAFNIAITSLCLIAIYIFCRSFYYLYVSPLRHYPGPKLWAISRLPWNYVNMKGRISWRIRELHDQYGPVVRIAPDELSYTSSTAWKKIYGQRTPSEFPKALDGRGIAPPTMGGRKTLMTEDQAGHAKLRRAIKPAFSERALREQEYYFQNYTDTLVSQLKKVCKEGAVDISTWFNLLAFDILNDLAFGTSENCLNNADQPWLRLINTRAKAYVWIQLTVQYGVFDLLTWIAPRRVTESRRKHIAMTEVKVRQRIEAKNPGKDFMSYILDNPEEGNKLTNIELTMLAGTFIVAGSGTTAGGMSGLTYLLLHNPGKLEKVKAEIRGKFSTQKEITMVAAQNCRYLRACIDEGMRLYPPTPGSLPRWVPGEGEVIDGGWVPGGYAVAVNQFAAGHSEHNFRRAREFIPERWLELGPESEFANDDRAAVQPFSYGQHICIGRAMAFAEMSLTMAKMIWNFDFELENPAEDWWSKQGTYIMWEKCRPPELSLTSRMVDVRVSGPHPGGTHVSFPRSFSSAKSPVLGSGTSSTARWSLCLDSHVVSTSSSCRTNAKHPLEHVGRGRWRGLVTRFPLRWPAIIVKLKFCNGDDDDSILGSRACKRPIVRLSAEASRRPQIETQRNMASRTFSITTMAQFPSLKLHHHLHNIPLYTLIPLLLLIIHLLTLHHNISHARRARALSCHPAPLEPSKWPLGLDVVLASLRADREQRTPDHVAARFAALRRNGDGNNSNMEPNTNTNGGVYTFRMSLLGTTNVVTADPRNIQALLATQFRDFGMGLARSTNLKTVLGRSIFAADGPAWRSAREVMRPLFSRDNVSRLDLLEAHVQTLFLCIEKGTTTTTTNAADGTWSAPVSLASLFPCLTLDSATELFLGQSTRTLSARLHNDNSHPGTAFNHAFEKLLVVLGTRMRLRSFYWLYGNNDLRSCVATLHAFVDAAVAASDAAKAQGSSLARYDFLDVLRERCAGGGGDEEVGEQVLGLLAAGRDTTASLMSWVWYCLVRNPRVFAKLRAEITSTFGPCSSSMDPSETSMTFASLKQCTYLQAILSETLRLHSVVPFNSRRALVDTTLPAGGGPRGTDPIFVPAGTEVNFSTHVLHRRKDLWGEDADEFAPERWEAKRGSASAAWHFVPFNGGPRICIGQQLALTEAGYVIARMAQRYEAVEGLDVDVTRDWHNFTVVCGPGSPVDRNEAVLCRLKVAET; from the exons ATGAATCGAGCCCTCGGAAACCGCAGCGACCTTCTTATCGCGTTCCTCTACGATGGATCCCACGATGACTCGATGCGGGTCCTTGAGAACGTGCAACAACGTT CCTCGTCATGTTCGTGCTGCAGCGGAACGCGCTCCGATCAGCTCTCCACCATAGCTATGAGTAAAGGAGCCAAGCTCGGTG TCAAGGGATCTTCAATCATCACGATGGTCTCGGTCAACTTACCTGAGCAGGTTCGAGCTCACCTGAGCAAGTTACCAGCTTTCTCGGCTTTCAACATTGCTATCACCTCTCTCTGTCTA ATCGCGATATACATCTTCTGCAGAAGCTTCTACTACCTCTACGTCAGCCCGCTCCGACACTACCCAGGCCCCAAACTCTGGGCCATCTCTCGCCTGCCATGGAACTATGTTAACATGAAGGGCCGCATCTCCTGGCGCATCCGTGAGCTCCATGACCAATACGGGCCCGTCGTCCGCATCGCGCCCGACGAGCTTTCCTACACGAGCTCCACGGCGTGGAAGAAGATTTACGGACAGCGCACGCCCAGCGAGTTCCCAAAAGCCCTCGACGGCCGCGGCATCGCGCCGCCGACCATGGGAGGTCGCAAGACGCTGATGACGGAGGATCAGGCGGGACACGCGAAGCTCAGGCGCGCTATCAAACCGGCGTTTTCTGAGCGCGCGTTGCGTGAACAGGAGTACTACTTTCAGAATTATACGGATACTCTCGTAAGCCAACTCAAGAAGGTTTGCAAAGAGGGTGCCGTGGACATCTCTACCTGGTTTAATCTTCTCGCTTTCGACATTCTCAATG ATCTCGCCTTCGGCACTTCTGAAAATTGCCTCAACAACGCCGACCAGCCCTGGCTCCGCCTCATCAATACGCGCGCCAAAGCCTACGTCTGGATCCAACTAACAGTACAATACGGCGTCTTCGACCTCCTCACCTGGATCGCACCGCGCCGCGTGACCGAGTCCCGCCGCAAGCACATCGCCATGACGGAGGTCAAAGTCCGACAGCGCATCGAGGCCAAGAACCCGGGCAAGGACTTTATGTCCTACATCCTTGATAACCCGGAGGAGGGTAATAAGCTCACCAATATTGAGCTGACGATGCTGGCGGGCACCTTCATCGTCGCCGGCAGCGGCACCACCGCCGGTGGCATGTCTGGCCTCACGTACCTGCTACTTCACAACCCGGGGAAGCTCGAAAAGGTAAAGGCGGAGATTCGCGGCAAGTTTAGCACGCAGAAGGAGATCACTATGGTTGCTGCGCAGAATTGTAGGTACCTCCGCGCGTGTATCGACGAGGGCATGCGGTTGTACCCTCCCACGCCGGGCTCCCTGCCTCGATGGGTTCCGGGGGAGGGCGAGGTGATTGATGGCGGATGGGTTCCTGGCGGCTATGCTGTTGCGGTGAACCAGTTTGCGGCGGGACACTCTGAGCATAACTTCCGCCGAGCTCGAGAGTTCATTCCTGAGAGATGGCTTGAGCTGGGCCCCGAGTCTGAATTTGCCAACGATGATCGGGCGGCAGTCCAACCGTTTTCATATGGGCAACATATTTGTATCGGAAGAGC CATGGCGTTCGCCGAGATGAGTCTGACTATGGCAAAGATGATTTGGAATTTCGACTTTGAGCTCGAGAATCCTGCCGAAGATTGGTGGAGCAAACAGGGAACGTATATTATGTGGGAGAAG TGTCGACCCCCCGAGCTGTCACTTACCAGCAGAATGGTTGACGTCCGAGTCAGCGGGCCGCATCCAGGGGGTACCCATGTGTCATTCCCCCGTTCATTCTCGTCTGCAAAATCCCCTGTCCTCGGATCAGGGACGTCTTCCACTGCGCGATGGAGCCTTTGCTTAGATTCCCATGTCGTTTCCACCAGCTCAAGCTGTCGGACCAATGCCAAGCATCCTCTAGAGCACGTTGGCCGAGG ACGCTGGAGGGGTCTTGTTACACGCTTCCCATTAAGATGGCCAGCAATCATCGTGAAGCTGAAGTTTTGTAATGGTGATGACGATGATAGCATCCTAGGTTCTCGTGCCTGTAAGAGACCAATTGTACGTCTCTCAGCTGAAGCATCCCGCAGACCCCAGATAGAAACTCAACGTAACATGGCATCTCGAACATTCTCCATCACCACAATGGCCCAATTCCCAAGTCTCAAACTCCATCATCATCTTCACAACATCCCGCTCTATACCCTCATCCCCCTCCTCCTGCTCATCATCCACCTCCTCACCCTCCACCACAACATCTCCCACGCCAGACGCGCCCGCGCCCTCTCCTGTCACCCAGCACCCCTCGAGCCCTCAAAATGGCCCCTCGGCCTCGACGTCGTCCTCGCCTCCCTCCGCGCCGACCGCGAGCAGCGCACGCCAGACCACGTCGCCGCGCGCTTCGCGGCCCTCCGTCGCAATGGTGACGGAAACAACAGCAACATGGAAcccaacaccaacaccaacGGCGGCGTCTACACCTTCCGCATGTCCCTGCTCGGCACAACAAACGTCGTCACCGCCGACCCGCGCAACATCCAAGCCCTCCTCGCCACGCAATTCCGCGACTTTGGAATGGGCCTCGCCCGCAGCACGAACCTCAAGACCGTCCTGGGCCGAAGCATCTTCGCGGCCGACGGACCGGCGTGGCGCTCCGCCAGGGAGGTGATGAGGCCCCTCTTCAGCCGCGACAACGTCTCCAGGCTGGACCTGCTCGAGGCGCACGTCCAGACGCTGTTCCTCTGTATCGAAAAGgggaccaccaccaccaccacgaaCGCCGCAGACGGAACGTGGTCCGCCCCCGTGAGCCTCGCCTCCCTGTTCCCCTGCCTCACCCTCGACTCCGCAACAGAACTCTTCCTGGGCCAAAGCACACGCACCCTCTCCGCCCGCCTTCACAACGACAACTCCCACCCGGGAACGGCCTTCAACCACGCCTTTGAAAAACTCCTCGTCGTGCTCGGCACGCGCATGCGTCTCCGGAGCTTCTACTGGCTCTACGGGAACAACGACCTGCGCTCCTGCGTAGCGACGCTCCACGCCTTCGTcgacgccgccgtcgccgcctcGGACGCGGCGAAAGCACAGGGTTCCTCCCTCGCGCGGTACGATTTCCTAGATGTGCTCCGAGAACGATGCGCCGGCGGGGGAGGGGACGAAGAAGTGGGCGAGCAGGTGTTGGGGTTGCTCGCCGCGGGACGGGATACCACCGCCTCGCTGATGAGTTGGGTCTGGTACTGCCTCGTTCGCAACCCGCGCGTGTTCGCCAAGCTCCGCGCGGAGATAACATCAACCTTTGGACCTTGCTCTTCTTCCATGGATCCTTCAGAAACATCAATGACGTTCGCGTCACTGAAGCAGTGCACCTACCTCCAAGCAATCCTCTCCGAAACCCTCCGCCTCCACTCAGTAGTCCCCTTCAACTCCCGCCGCGCCCTCGTCGACACGACCCTCCCCGCCGGCGGCGGCCCCCGCGGCACCGACCCGATCTTCGTGCCCGCGGGGACGGAAGTCAATTTCAGCACGCACGTGCTCCACCGGCGCAAGGATCTCTGGGGCGAGGACGCGGATGAGTTTGCGCCGGAGAGGTGGGAGGCGAAGAGAGGGTCCGCGAGCGCGGCGTGGCATTTCGTGCCTTTCAACGGCGGGCCGAGGATTTGTATCGGGCAGCAGCTCGCGCTGACGGAGGCGGGTTACGTGATTGCGAGGATGGCGCAGAGGTATGAGGCTGTGGAGGGGTTGGATGTTGATGTCACTAGAGATTGGCATAATTTTACGGTGGTTTGTGGGCCTGGGAGCCCGGTTGATCGGAACGAGGCGGTGTTGTGTCGGTTGAAGGTTGCTGAGACGTAA
- a CDS encoding myb-like DNA-binding domain-containing protein, with protein sequence MLMEGIEAIAESAQAAKPEAHSPTGPEMKQESPTVTTNLGETPQFPLKRPRDSSADDPEAESKRLKVDDDQPPQQTPEQQTLEKSLEKSLEQSLQESLEKSIEKSIERSLEQAFEESQEPSQAQSQEQPQDQPQEQPQEQTHEQPQEENHDDHAALDLGFDMDAMIQGVMMDISNEMNNEIGKVEGLDGVTDVDMTADHLASVSQDSAPSTDTHAIVLSEPSALMRRITTSCLSNFAMQLLVIMSQHVYHDVYQQLQDRESDLCKSFSTLKSLLRQTRSIYSTTDLILDPAVLDLTAPDNLTDIQVANLASFCCELFTFDGEHQLGSNELLALEDKFFTVFPPGTEGISHDISELFLAVKTQLVIESVTSANQSGPVDQLIAQAFSSSLEDKLKARHEGSDLTAEERALVTSVDERKTSLITYASGLPDTVLLKIGYPEEDLFHQLNVYLRQKLQSVSGLASRHGIDLPQIMTNGDLDASMPPDLDDLGISSLLEATDGLVAQYLPSEPVDGLPTEQQPPVPTTESSVPPPEPPAPAPEAAPPAPTTNGTTTETQDATNDILALVAQSTQEYVRTTLNNLSPAPYQPTVPTPTGAAPVTQTTYLSHLQQTQQQSPYYGYPPPVEQPPQPTAHESNEKLPPSQSLPSAVLYDRARQAALSKTNNQQRREGTTSTRRPWTQEEEKALMTGLDMVQGPHWSQILSLFGAEGTLSNILKDRTQVQLKDKARNLKLFFLKTNSEMPYYLQAVTGELKTRAPTQAARKEAEERARMNSEEEQARVQGIMTLAGGLQHPQHPHHPQHAQHPQHPQHVQHAQHAQHLQQNRASVTPATAPSTPSQSAAQVSHHMAAHATTPTHAAAAGPPATPVQATPSHARVLPASSPYAATAAQLQTSHSLPQTQPQTPTHSHIQHHSHPGTPQPQHHAQQPQHQPQQQHIQPQVSQAAETAPNYTTDSSAAVYSQETEDLKEAALMQSLRELEAYSESASASVS encoded by the exons ATGCTCATGGAGGGCATTGAAGCTATTGCCGAGTCGGCTCAGGCCGCCAAGCCTGAGGCGCACTCGCCGACAG GACCAGAAATGAAACAGGAGTCTCCGACTGTCACCACCAATCTGGGCGAGACCCCTCAGTTCCCACTGAAGCGACCCCGCGATTCGAGCGCAGACGACCCCGAGGCCGAGTCCAAGAGGCTGAAAGTTGACGACGATCAACCACCCCAACAAACCCCGGAGCAACAAACACTTGAGAAATCACTTGAAAAATCACTCGAGCAATCACTTCAGGAATCACTCGAGAAGTCAATTGAGAAGTCGATCGAGAGATCACTCGAACAAGCATTCGAAGAATCTCAAGAGCCATCTCAAGCGCAATCCCAAGAGCAGCCCCAAGATCAACCCCAAGAGCAACCACAGGAGCAAACTCACGAGCAACCTCAGGAGGAGAATCACGACGACCATGCGGCTCTCGATCTCGGATTTGACATGGACGCCATGATCCAGGGTGTAATGATGGACATCAGCAACGAGATGAACAATGAGATAGGAAAGGTCGAGGGTCTGGACGGCGTCACGGATGTCGATATGACGGCAGATCACTTGGCGTCTGTGTCGCAAGACTCCGCCCCGTCAACTGACACACATGCCATTGTTCTCTCTGAGCCTTCGGCCTTGATGAGGCGCATCACCACCTCCTGTTTGTCAAACTTT GCTATGCAACTTCTCGTAATCATGTCGCAGCATGTCTACCACGACGTTTACCAACAGTTACAAGACAGAGAATCAGATCTCTGCAAGTCCTTCAGCACACTCAAGTCTCTGCTCCGGCAAACTCGATCGATTTACTCCACGACCGACCTTATCTTGGACCCCGCAGTGCTTGATCTGACTGCGCCGGATAACCTCACCGATATCCAAGTCGCCAACCTCGCCAGCTTCTGTTGCGAACTTTTCACCTTCGACGGCGAACACCAACTCGGCTCGAACGAGCTCTTGGCTCTGGAGGACAAATTCTTCACCGTCTTCCCGCCAGGCACCGAGGGCATTTCGCACGATATCTCTGAGCTCTTCCTCGCAGTCAAGACACAACTAGTCATCGAGTCCGTGACATCAGCGAATCAGTCTGGGCCTGTTGACCAGTTGATTGCCCAGGCTTTCTCGTCCAGTCTGGAAGATAAGCTAAAGGCAAGACACGAAGGATCTGACTTGACTGCTGAAGAGAGAGCCCTGGTGACATCTGTGGACGAGCGCAAAACGTCCCTGATTACTTACGCGTCAGGACTCCCAGATACTG TTCTACTGAAGATCGGCTACCCGGAAGAAGACTTATTTCACCAACTGAATGTGTACCTGCGCCAAAAGCTACAGTCGGTCTCTGGACTGGCCTCGAGGCACGGCATCGATCTTCCCCAGATTATGACCAACGGAGACCTCGACGCATCGATGCCACCCGATCTCGACGACCTCGGAATCTCATCATTACTGGAGGCTACAGATGGACTTGTTGCGCAATATCTCCCCAGTGAACCGGTCGATGGATTACCTACCGAACAACAGCCGCCAGTTCCGACGACTGAGAGCAGTGTCCCGCCCCCCGAACCACCTGCGCCTGCCCCTGAAGCCGCTCCCCCGGCGCCAACCACAAATGGTACCACAACTGAAACTCAAGACGCGACGAATGATATTCTCGCCCTTGTTGCACAGAGCACACAGGAGTACGTTCGAACTACTCTAAACAACCTGTCTCCAGCGCCCTATCAGCCAACCGTACCCACACCGACGGGCGCCGCTCCGGTTACGCAGACGACATACCTCTCACACCTGCAACAAACCCAGCAACAATCGCCATACTACGGATACCCCCCACCAGTGGAACAACCACCGCAGCCTACGGCTCATGAGAGTAACGAAAAGCTGCCTCCTAGTCAGAGCCTACCTAGTGCTGTGCTTTACGACAGGGCCCGCCAAGCTGCCTTGAGCAAGACCAATAACCAGCAGAGAAGGGAAGGCACCACTTCGACAAGACGCCCATGGACTcaagaggaggagaaggcccTTATGACTGGTCTAGACATGGTTCAGGGACCTCACTGGAGCCAAATTTTGTCTCTATTTGGTGCAGAGGGCACTCTTTCCAACATACTGAAAGATCGAACGCAAGTCCAGCTCAAAGACAAGGCCCGCAACTTGAAGCTCTTCTTCCTAAAGACAAACTCCGAGATGCCGTATTATCTGCAAGCCGTCACAGGCGAGCTCAAGACAAGGGCACCTACACAAGCTGCCCGCAAGGAGGCTGAGGAGCGAGCTAGGATGAACTCAGAGGAGGAGCAAGCTCGGGTACAGGGCATCATGACACTTGCGGGCGGATTACAGCATCCTCAGCATCCCCACCACCCTCAACATGCACAACACCCGCAGCATCCACAGCATGTACAACACGCACAACATGCGCAGCACCTTCAGCAAAATAGAGCAAGCGTGACACCAGCGACTGCACCGAGCACGCCGTCACAGTCTGCCGCCCAGGTCTCGCATCACATGGCCGCCCATGCGACGACACCGACGCATGCTGCTGCAGCGGGCCCGCCTGCCACGCCAGTACAAGCAACACCGAGCCATGCTAGAGTTTTGCCAGCCTCCTCACCGTATGCCGCAACCGCTGCTCAATTACAAACATCTCACAGCTTGCCACAAACTCAGCCACAAACGCCGACGCATTCCCACATCCAGCATCATTCTCACCCGGGAACGCCACAGCCGCAACACCATGCTCAACAGCCGCAGCACCAACCTCAACAGCAGCACATCCAGCCGCAGGTCTCTCAGGCTGCTGAGACTGCGCCCAATTACACGACCGATTCATCAGCTGCGGTCTACAGTCAAGAGACCGAAGATCTCAAGGAAGCCGCTCTTATGCAGAGTCTCAGGGAGCTTGAAGCATATAGCGAAAGCGCCAGCGCTAGCGTATCATAG